One window of the Pseudarthrobacter sp. ATCC 49987 genome contains the following:
- a CDS encoding GmrSD restriction endonuclease domain-containing protein, producing MHTVTPRGTTRSGAVDWITAGLAGLLLISATACAGPETTPPAAPAPAASSAASNAASAAPTAESPAPAPGAVPPDPGTAAGKALDVLATIPVKGRAPKTGYSREQFGQAWADVDRNGCDTRNDVLRRDLTALALKPGTGDCVVLSGILNDPYTATLINFLRGNSTSSAVQIDHVVALSDAWQKGAQQLTAAQRLALANDPLNLLAVDGPSNQQKSDGDAATWLPPNKSYRCDYVARQISVKSSYGLWVTQAEHDAMARILGGCPDTTTSGSQVTPAAAAQVPAAPADPAPAPAAPAPAAAYYANCAAARAAGAAPLRAGQPGYREQMDGDRDGVACE from the coding sequence TTGCACACCGTCACACCACGCGGGACCACCAGGTCCGGCGCCGTCGACTGGATCACTGCCGGGCTGGCAGGGCTGCTGCTCATCTCCGCCACGGCCTGCGCCGGCCCCGAAACCACCCCGCCGGCCGCCCCGGCCCCCGCCGCGAGCTCCGCCGCCAGTAACGCCGCATCCGCCGCCCCGACCGCCGAAAGCCCCGCGCCCGCCCCCGGGGCCGTTCCGCCGGACCCCGGCACCGCCGCCGGCAAGGCCCTCGACGTGCTGGCCACGATCCCGGTCAAGGGCCGGGCGCCTAAAACGGGTTACTCGCGCGAACAGTTCGGCCAGGCCTGGGCCGACGTCGACCGCAACGGCTGCGACACCCGCAACGACGTGCTCCGCCGGGACCTGACCGCCCTCGCCCTCAAGCCCGGCACCGGGGACTGCGTTGTCCTCTCCGGCATCCTGAACGACCCCTACACGGCGACGCTGATCAACTTCCTCCGCGGCAACAGCACCAGCTCCGCCGTGCAGATCGACCATGTGGTGGCCCTCAGCGATGCCTGGCAGAAAGGCGCCCAGCAGCTCACCGCGGCCCAGCGGCTCGCCCTCGCCAACGATCCGCTGAACCTGCTCGCGGTGGACGGCCCCAGCAACCAGCAAAAGAGCGACGGCGACGCCGCCACCTGGCTGCCGCCGAACAAGTCATATCGCTGCGACTACGTCGCCCGCCAGATCTCGGTCAAGTCCAGCTACGGGCTGTGGGTCACCCAGGCGGAGCACGATGCGATGGCGCGGATCCTTGGCGGCTGCCCGGACACAACCACCTCCGGCAGCCAGGTGACCCCGGCCGCGGCAGCACAGGTTCCTGCCGCCCCGGCGGACCCGGCCCCGGCCCCGGCAGCACCGGCGCCCGCTGCGGCCTACTATGCGAACTGCGCCGCAGCCCGGGCCGCCGGAGCCGCACCGCTGCGGGCGGGCCAGCCCGGCTACCGCGAGCAGATGGACGGCGACCGCGACGGCGTCGCCTGCGAATAG
- a CDS encoding FAD-dependent oxidoreductase encodes MKTSLDTVVIGGGAMGSAATWALASRGRAVTLLEQFSPGHRNGASHGTTRNFNPGYADPDYVAMLAEAVRLWDELETDSGERLLARTGVVNHGTDPRLGEVQGALHRAGLRAGFLSAAEAAERWRGIRFDQQVLHMPDGGQLNPDAALPVLQRLAADRGADIRHRVKVLDLAVEDDGVRLTVDDGGRTEVLTARQAVVTAGAWTAKLLGAAAALPWLTVTQEQPAHFAIADEGAIWPGFNHVPGHGAEFADWYSPVYGMQTPGEGVKAGWHGVGPVVDPDRRSYTPEPAQMAALQRYARAWLPGLDADSLTDISCTYTTTADENFILDRIGPLVIGAGFSGHGFKFTPVVGRILADLATGEGPAPAIFSASRPRAR; translated from the coding sequence TTGAAGACCAGCCTGGATACCGTCGTCATCGGTGGCGGGGCCATGGGCTCTGCGGCCACCTGGGCCCTGGCCAGCCGCGGCCGGGCCGTGACCCTGCTGGAGCAGTTCAGCCCCGGACACCGCAACGGCGCCTCGCACGGCACCACCCGGAACTTCAACCCCGGCTACGCGGACCCGGACTACGTGGCCATGCTGGCCGAGGCCGTCCGGCTGTGGGACGAACTGGAAACGGACAGCGGCGAGCGCCTCCTGGCGCGCACCGGCGTCGTCAACCACGGAACGGATCCCCGGCTGGGCGAGGTGCAGGGCGCCCTGCACCGGGCCGGGCTGCGGGCCGGTTTCCTGAGTGCGGCAGAAGCCGCCGAACGCTGGCGCGGCATCCGGTTCGACCAGCAGGTGCTGCACATGCCCGACGGCGGTCAGCTGAATCCAGACGCCGCCCTGCCGGTGCTGCAGCGCCTGGCCGCGGACCGCGGGGCCGACATCCGGCACCGGGTCAAGGTGCTGGACCTCGCCGTGGAGGACGACGGCGTCCGGCTCACCGTCGACGACGGCGGCCGCACCGAGGTACTGACCGCCCGGCAGGCCGTGGTCACTGCCGGGGCCTGGACCGCCAAACTGCTCGGTGCCGCGGCGGCGCTCCCCTGGCTCACCGTCACGCAGGAACAGCCGGCGCACTTCGCCATTGCGGACGAGGGCGCGATCTGGCCCGGCTTCAACCATGTCCCGGGCCACGGCGCGGAGTTCGCGGACTGGTACTCGCCGGTCTACGGCATGCAGACCCCCGGCGAGGGGGTCAAGGCCGGCTGGCACGGCGTGGGGCCCGTGGTGGACCCGGACCGGAGGTCGTACACGCCGGAGCCCGCGCAAATGGCGGCGCTGCAGCGCTACGCCCGGGCGTGGCTGCCGGGCCTGGACGCGGACTCCCTCACCGACATCAGCTGCACGTACACCACCACCGCGGACGAGAACTTCATCCTCGACCGCATCGGACCCCTCGTGATCGGCGCGGGGTTCTCCGGCCATGGGTTTAAATTCACGCCGGTCGTCGGGCGGATCCTCGCCGACCTCGCGACCGGGGAGGGCCCGGCCCCGGCGATCTTCTCGGCGTCCCGCCCGCGGGCCCGCTGA
- a CDS encoding AEC family transporter — MLGVLAGFFVVWCIILVGTFVGRLGILGENARSVLSALTFFVASPALLFETLSKAKLHDVFAAPLLVTAAGAIATAALFFVIVRFLLKRSVPESLMSSMGASLANSANLGIPIAVFVLGDASYVAPLLIFQLAFFTPLFLMALDATTSKHRTTPLGFGLMILRNPMIVGSGLGLLVAGTGWTVPELVMQPIHLIGGAAIPAMLIAFGMSLNGSRPLQASANRRLDTVLASGFKLIVHPALAYVFARFVLGMADQALFAVVVTSALPTAQNVFVVATRYQTGLTVAKDTVLITTIVAVPAMICVALLLA; from the coding sequence ATGCTAGGCGTTCTCGCCGGGTTCTTCGTGGTCTGGTGCATCATCCTGGTGGGCACGTTTGTCGGCCGGCTCGGCATTCTGGGCGAGAACGCCCGCTCCGTGCTCAGCGCCCTGACCTTCTTCGTCGCCAGTCCGGCGCTGCTGTTCGAAACGCTCAGCAAGGCCAAACTCCACGACGTCTTCGCCGCACCCCTGCTGGTCACGGCTGCCGGGGCCATCGCGACGGCGGCGCTGTTCTTCGTCATTGTCCGTTTCCTGCTCAAACGCTCGGTTCCGGAATCCCTCATGTCCTCTATGGGCGCGTCGCTGGCCAATTCCGCCAACCTGGGCATCCCCATTGCCGTTTTCGTCCTCGGCGACGCCAGCTACGTGGCTCCGCTGCTGATCTTCCAGCTGGCCTTCTTCACGCCGCTGTTCCTGATGGCCCTCGACGCCACCACGAGCAAACACCGGACCACCCCGTTGGGCTTCGGTCTGATGATCCTGCGGAACCCCATGATCGTGGGCTCCGGGCTCGGGCTCCTCGTAGCGGGCACGGGCTGGACGGTTCCCGAGCTCGTGATGCAGCCCATCCACCTCATTGGTGGCGCCGCGATTCCGGCCATGCTGATCGCCTTTGGCATGAGCCTCAACGGCTCCCGGCCGCTGCAGGCCTCGGCCAACCGCCGCCTCGACACCGTGCTGGCGAGCGGCTTCAAGCTCATCGTCCACCCGGCGCTGGCCTATGTTTTCGCACGTTTCGTCCTCGGTATGGCGGACCAGGCGCTCTTCGCCGTGGTGGTCACCTCGGCGCTGCCCACGGCGCAGAACGTGTTCGTTGTCGCCACCCGCTACCAGACCGGCCTCACCGTCGCGAAGGACACCGTGCTCATCACCACCATCGTTGCCGTGCCGGCCATGATCTGCGTGGCGCTGCTCCTCGCCTGA
- the panD gene encoding aspartate 1-decarboxylase, whose translation MNRTIFKSKIHRATVTHADLHYVGSVTVDLDLLEAADILPGELVSIVDVTNGARLETYTIAGERGSGVIGINGAAAHLMHENDIIILITYAQMTTEEARAYSPKVVHVDNDNKIVQIGNDPAEGHTPGIMRPPYALNNATLN comes from the coding sequence ATGAATCGCACAATATTCAAGTCCAAAATCCACCGCGCCACGGTCACGCACGCGGACCTCCACTATGTCGGTTCGGTCACCGTGGACCTGGATCTGCTGGAAGCGGCCGACATCCTTCCCGGCGAGCTGGTGTCCATTGTCGACGTCACCAACGGCGCCCGGCTGGAGACGTACACGATTGCCGGCGAACGCGGTTCCGGGGTGATCGGGATCAACGGCGCCGCTGCGCACCTTATGCACGAGAACGACATCATCATTCTGATCACCTACGCCCAGATGACCACGGAGGAAGCCAGGGCCTACAGCCCCAAGGTGGTCCATGTGGATAACGACAACAAAATTGTCCAGATCGGCAACGACCCCGCGGAGGGCCATACCCCCGGAATCATGCGCCCCCCGTACGCCCTGAACAACGCCACGCTGAACTGA
- a CDS encoding LysR substrate-binding domain-containing protein has product MLDVRRLRLLRELKIRGTLAEVAEALQYSPSSVSQQLALLEKEAGVELLRKTGRRVQLTPQAEVLVAHTAQLLETLEQAEADLAASLTTVTGTVRIAVFQSAALALMPDALTRMSSRYPEVRIEMTQREPETALHETWARDFDLVIAEQYPGHAAPRYAELDRLRLTSDAIRLAVPPRAASRPAVTSLTDTAGLAWVMEPRGAASRHWAEQACRSAGFEPDVRFETADLQAQIRLIESGNAVALMPDLVWTGRGTTSQLITLPGDPHRTIFTSVRHSSAKRPAILAAREILAETAASIPPAGP; this is encoded by the coding sequence ATGCTGGATGTCCGGCGGTTGCGCCTGCTGCGCGAACTGAAGATCCGGGGCACCCTGGCCGAGGTCGCGGAGGCGCTCCAGTACAGCCCATCGTCGGTCTCACAGCAGCTGGCCCTCCTGGAGAAGGAAGCCGGCGTCGAACTGCTCCGCAAGACCGGACGCCGGGTCCAGCTCACCCCGCAGGCCGAGGTTCTGGTGGCCCACACGGCACAGCTCCTGGAGACCTTGGAACAGGCCGAGGCGGACCTGGCAGCCTCACTGACCACCGTGACGGGAACAGTCCGCATTGCCGTGTTCCAATCCGCGGCGCTGGCCCTGATGCCCGATGCCCTCACCCGGATGTCGTCACGGTATCCCGAAGTCCGGATTGAAATGACCCAGCGGGAACCCGAAACGGCACTTCATGAGACCTGGGCCCGGGACTTCGACCTGGTGATTGCCGAGCAGTACCCCGGACACGCGGCACCCCGCTATGCCGAGCTCGACCGGCTCCGGCTCACAAGCGATGCGATCCGCCTCGCGGTTCCGCCACGCGCCGCCAGCCGGCCGGCCGTAACATCCCTCACCGACACCGCCGGGCTGGCCTGGGTGATGGAGCCCCGTGGGGCCGCGTCACGGCATTGGGCCGAGCAGGCCTGCCGCAGCGCCGGCTTCGAGCCCGACGTCCGCTTCGAAACCGCCGACCTGCAAGCCCAGATCCGGCTGATCGAATCCGGGAACGCCGTGGCCCTCATGCCGGACCTTGTCTGGACCGGAAGAGGCACAACGTCGCAACTGATCACCCTGCCGGGCGATCCGCACCGGACCATCTTTACCTCGGTGCGGCACTCCAGCGCCAAGCGCCCGGCCATCCTGGCTGCCCGGGAGATCCTGGCCGAGACGGCCGCGTCCATCCCGCCCGCCGGCCCGTAA
- a CDS encoding amino acid permease, with product MTTKDISKSILRRKPIDDIEEENLHSGLFKSLGLWQLTAIGVGGIIGVGIFSLAGLVAHGSESEPGVGPAVLFSFLIAGLASAAAALSYAEFAGMIPRAGSAYTYGYVALGEIIGWFIGWDLLLEYIAIVAVVAIGISGYFDAFLSGIGIHMPAWMTATPDEGTGGIINVPAIAICLLVTWILSRGTKTFGRFELVAVGIKVVLILFIIGLGIFYINTENYNPFMPSGFGPVVAGAATVFFAVFGYDAMSTAAEEAKDGKKHMPKAIIMSLIIAMLLYVAATLVLTGMQNYQDIDPKAGFASAFTSVGLPVVATIISVFAVLSIMTVMLTFLLGCTRVWFSMSRDGLLPGWFAKTDSRGTPQRVTWIAGVASALLAGVFPIKAVADLTNIGILAAFVVVCFSVIVFRYKKPDAPRTFRLPLMPLVPAFGVLASGFLMLQLHWETWLRFGVWLVIGLVIYFGYGRKHSLMNPDSPRHEEAVEMHRHVG from the coding sequence ATGACAACAAAAGACATCTCCAAGTCGATTTTGAGGCGCAAGCCCATCGACGACATCGAGGAAGAGAACCTTCACAGCGGCCTGTTCAAGAGCCTCGGGCTCTGGCAGCTGACCGCCATCGGCGTCGGCGGCATCATCGGCGTCGGCATCTTCTCCCTGGCGGGCCTCGTGGCCCACGGCAGTGAGTCCGAGCCCGGCGTCGGTCCGGCGGTGCTGTTTTCCTTCCTGATCGCAGGCCTGGCCTCGGCGGCCGCAGCATTGTCCTACGCCGAATTCGCCGGCATGATTCCGCGCGCCGGCTCGGCCTACACATACGGTTACGTGGCGCTCGGTGAAATCATCGGCTGGTTCATTGGCTGGGACCTGCTGCTGGAGTACATCGCCATCGTGGCCGTTGTGGCCATCGGCATTTCCGGCTACTTCGACGCTTTCCTGTCCGGCATCGGCATTCACATGCCCGCCTGGATGACAGCGACTCCCGATGAGGGGACGGGCGGGATTATCAATGTTCCCGCGATCGCGATCTGCCTGCTGGTGACCTGGATCCTGTCCCGCGGCACCAAGACCTTCGGCCGCTTCGAACTCGTGGCCGTCGGGATCAAGGTGGTCCTGATCCTTTTCATCATCGGTCTCGGCATCTTCTACATCAATACGGAAAACTACAACCCGTTTATGCCGAGCGGCTTCGGCCCGGTCGTGGCCGGCGCGGCCACGGTGTTCTTCGCTGTGTTCGGTTATGACGCCATGAGCACCGCTGCGGAAGAGGCGAAGGACGGCAAGAAGCACATGCCCAAGGCCATCATTATGTCCCTGATAATCGCGATGCTCCTGTACGTCGCCGCAACCCTGGTGCTCACGGGCATGCAGAACTACCAGGACATCGACCCCAAGGCCGGCTTCGCCTCCGCCTTCACGAGTGTGGGATTGCCGGTCGTCGCCACGATCATCTCGGTCTTTGCCGTGCTGTCGATCATGACGGTTATGCTCACCTTCCTCCTCGGCTGCACGAGGGTCTGGTTTTCGATGAGCCGCGACGGGCTGCTCCCCGGCTGGTTCGCCAAGACGGACAGCCGCGGCACCCCGCAGCGCGTCACCTGGATCGCCGGCGTCGCGTCCGCCCTGCTGGCCGGCGTGTTCCCGATCAAGGCCGTCGCGGACCTGACCAACATCGGCATCCTGGCCGCGTTCGTAGTCGTCTGTTTCTCGGTGATCGTGTTCCGGTACAAGAAGCCCGACGCGCCGCGCACCTTCCGGCTGCCGCTCATGCCGCTGGTGCCGGCCTTCGGTGTCCTGGCCTCCGGGTTCCTGATGCTCCAGCTGCACTGGGAGACCTGGCTGCGCTTTGGCGTCTGGCTCGTCATCGGTCTGGTCATCTATTTCGGCTACGGCCGCAAGCACTCGCTGATGAACCCGGACAGCCCGCGGCACGAAGAGGCCGTGGAAATGCACCGCCACGTCGGCTAG